Proteins co-encoded in one Saprospira grandis genomic window:
- a CDS encoding DUF4836 family protein, with protein sequence MKQQLSLIFLAFTLGIFVISCGGRKLQQDSLARISASEKVVFSLNWQALMSKLDEDFLMKAGKGKSKTEEFIKTLRTKPERIGFAKGQTAYGYISLPEGQQLWTLIIPLAKVEKLKAYIEGSDRFSLKKKEGYHLLESSEPLNYAVGFDEDHLVLSWGALSKLNAHLKQFFEQKPANSMADNASLKKLFSKGDDVKVWLSSKGVYESWQDSPSMQEDLMILGLLGVTSEEFADNSLGISLNFDQGQLAAQLGGDYSEKLEQLFGPVFNEGIGEGFRNFIPAKDYAGGIALSTDSEQLSEYLAARELRPLIDEFLAGTSISGANLLEAMTGNVAWLSYEIEEAFVDKLPSSLLIIEFKDKAHLDKLVDQLATNNFSVERDQHFIKAQYSWFLDVMLIQHDNYLIITNYFFLGTAINEGLSKSELLPKKQYEKLTQGAFALDIVNVKPYMDIFKANNSSALSKAIERISFSAQGRQMELLLLAKDKKTNALEQLINQVN encoded by the coding sequence ATGAAACAGCAATTATCGTTAATTTTTTTGGCATTTACCCTTGGAATCTTTGTTATTTCTTGTGGTGGTCGAAAACTTCAGCAGGACAGCTTGGCGCGTATTTCGGCCTCGGAGAAAGTCGTTTTTTCTCTAAACTGGCAGGCCTTGATGAGCAAGCTAGATGAGGACTTTTTGATGAAAGCGGGCAAAGGGAAGAGCAAAACAGAGGAGTTTATAAAAACGCTAAGAACGAAGCCAGAGCGCATTGGTTTTGCCAAGGGGCAGACTGCTTACGGCTATATTTCTTTGCCTGAGGGGCAGCAGCTTTGGACTTTGATAATTCCCTTGGCCAAGGTCGAGAAATTGAAAGCCTATATTGAAGGTAGCGATCGTTTTTCGCTAAAGAAAAAGGAGGGTTACCATTTATTGGAGAGCAGTGAGCCGCTAAATTATGCAGTAGGCTTTGACGAGGACCATCTTGTGCTTTCTTGGGGGGCTTTGTCTAAGTTGAATGCACATCTAAAGCAGTTTTTTGAGCAAAAGCCAGCCAACAGCATGGCCGATAATGCGAGTTTGAAAAAACTCTTCTCTAAAGGCGATGATGTTAAGGTTTGGTTGAGCAGTAAGGGCGTTTATGAGAGCTGGCAAGATAGTCCAAGCATGCAAGAGGACCTCATGATTTTAGGGCTTTTGGGAGTGACTTCTGAGGAATTTGCAGACAACAGTTTGGGCATCAGTCTAAACTTTGACCAAGGCCAACTAGCGGCTCAGCTAGGAGGCGACTACAGTGAAAAGCTAGAGCAGCTTTTTGGGCCAGTATTTAATGAGGGCATTGGCGAAGGTTTTCGGAATTTTATTCCCGCCAAGGATTATGCTGGGGGCATTGCCCTTTCTACGGACAGTGAGCAACTGAGTGAGTATTTAGCCGCAAGAGAGCTTCGTCCTCTTATTGATGAATTTTTAGCGGGAACCAGTATTAGTGGAGCCAACTTATTGGAGGCCATGACGGGGAATGTCGCCTGGCTTTCTTATGAGATTGAGGAAGCCTTTGTAGACAAGCTTCCGAGCTCTCTACTCATTATAGAGTTTAAGGATAAGGCGCATTTAGATAAGTTGGTGGACCAACTGGCTACGAACAACTTTTCGGTCGAGCGAGATCAGCACTTTATCAAGGCTCAGTATTCTTGGTTTCTGGATGTTATGCTAATTCAGCATGATAACTACCTCATCATTACCAACTATTTCTTTTTGGGCACAGCTATTAACGAGGGGCTGTCAAAAAGCGAGCTCTTGCCTAAAAAGCAGTATGAAAAATTGACTCAGGGAGCCTTTGCGCTAGACATTGTAAACGTCAAGCCCTATATGGATATATTTAAAGCCAATAATAGTTCGGCCTTATCTAAGGCTATTGAGCGCATTAGCTTTTCGGCCCAAGGCCGCCAAATGGAGCTTTTGCTTTTGGCAAAAGATAAAAAAACAAATGCTTTAGAACAGTTGATAAATCAAGTCAACTAA
- the dut gene encoding dUTP diphosphatase, protein MQVKIINRSNFPLPSYKTLGSAGMDLRANIETPIRLGSLERTVVPTGLFIELPQGYEAQVRPRSGLALKKGLSVPNAPGTIDSDYRGEIGVILVNLSKDEIEIAPGERIAQLVVAAYQKISWQAVESLDQSERGTGGFGSTGVQ, encoded by the coding sequence ATGCAAGTAAAAATTATCAATCGCTCAAATTTTCCTTTGCCTAGCTACAAAACCTTGGGAAGCGCAGGCATGGACCTCCGAGCCAATATCGAAACGCCCATCCGCCTAGGCAGCCTAGAGCGGACTGTAGTGCCTACGGGCTTGTTTATAGAATTGCCCCAAGGCTATGAGGCGCAAGTGCGTCCCCGCTCTGGTTTGGCCCTCAAAAAAGGCCTTTCTGTTCCCAATGCTCCCGGCACTATTGATAGCGATTATCGTGGAGAAATTGGCGTGATCCTCGTCAATTTATCCAAGGACGAAATTGAAATTGCCCCCGGCGAACGCATTGCCCAGTTGGTGGTGGCCGCCTACCAAAAAATTAGCTGGCAGGCCGTAGAAAGTCTAGACCAAAGCGAAAGAGGTACAGGCGGTTTTGGTAGCACAGGCGTTCAATAA
- a CDS encoding WD40 repeat domain-containing protein, with the protein MPIELIRKKQLLGHKGAIYSLLLAPDKQSVFSAAGDGYLVQWPLSPLGDGQVLAQLDAPIFSMALLQENRILLGDQHGDIHLIDYPNKQLLQQRRGHDKGVFALLPWSNSSFLSAGADGQLSRWSIPKFRPEASWKLSHKSIRALSLIRDQSTLVAAGSQGHLFFLDAQDFSLQKEIPQAHQSSIFCLAQTPNYLLSAGRDAFFRVWTKKEKEEIPSQAAHLFTVNDLAISPNSRYLASASRDKTLKIWSLPDFRLLKVIDAPRGGHINSVNALLWANDHLLLSASDDRSIIVWELLEIAAD; encoded by the coding sequence ATGCCCATAGAACTCATTCGCAAAAAGCAATTGCTCGGCCATAAAGGAGCCATTTATTCTCTTTTATTGGCCCCCGATAAACAAAGCGTTTTCTCCGCCGCTGGCGATGGCTATCTGGTCCAATGGCCCCTCTCTCCCCTAGGCGATGGCCAAGTTTTGGCCCAACTAGATGCGCCCATCTTTTCTATGGCCCTGCTACAAGAAAATCGTATCCTTTTAGGCGACCAACATGGAGATATTCATCTTATCGACTATCCCAATAAACAGTTGCTCCAACAAAGAAGAGGACATGATAAGGGCGTCTTTGCCTTGCTCCCTTGGTCCAACTCTTCTTTTCTTAGCGCTGGGGCAGATGGCCAACTCTCTCGCTGGTCTATCCCTAAGTTTCGGCCAGAGGCTAGCTGGAAACTCAGCCATAAAAGTATAAGGGCACTCTCCCTGATAAGAGATCAATCTACTTTGGTGGCCGCAGGTAGCCAAGGCCACCTCTTTTTTCTCGATGCCCAAGATTTTAGCCTCCAAAAGGAAATTCCCCAAGCCCATCAGTCCTCTATTTTTTGTCTGGCCCAAACGCCCAATTATCTGCTCTCTGCTGGCCGAGATGCCTTTTTTAGAGTCTGGACCAAAAAGGAAAAAGAAGAAATTCCCAGCCAAGCCGCTCACCTATTTACGGTAAATGACCTCGCTATTTCGCCCAATAGCCGCTACCTGGCTAGCGCCAGCCGAGACAAAACCCTCAAAATATGGTCTCTGCCCGATTTTAGACTGCTCAAGGTGATCGATGCCCCCCGTGGTGGCCATATCAATTCGGTTAATGCCCTGCTTTGGGCCAATGATCATCTCCTGCTCTCTGCCTCCGATGATCGCAGCATTATTGTTTGGGAGTTGCTAGAAATTGCCGCGGATTAA
- a CDS encoding lipopolysaccharide biosynthesis protein, whose translation MSVLKKLAGQTVIYGLSSILSRLLSFVILTPYLTYKFERVDFAIQTDLYVWAAFLLVLLTHRMETALFRFGAKAEDRNQVFRTAAFSVLFHTGIVLGSLALLGPSLARWLAYPEFTHYVYLMLGIIGFDALMALPFARLRLAGKAIPFAALKILNLLIYLGALLFFLELGPTLVQSGSLGSAYWFDPNLGIGYLFVANLLANFICFLFLLPQYRFLLQKPKGQPYFDPQLWQKMMRYALPLILAGFASMINELADRSLLKVLLPGTIEERLAQMGVYSAAYKLAVFMNLFTQAFNYAAEPFFFRQAAAKQDKAIYAQVARLFTLVGALAFVGLVCFMDLIQYFLGQDFRAGIGVVPILLMANLFLGLYYNFAIWFKLSDRTQYGAYIAVLGAGITLTLNFLLIPVLGYWASAWATLACYFAMSMTAYFLGQKHYPIPYPLQSIFFYIFAALGSVCLFWGLQAYLLPSGPIQYIFSALCCLLFLGLVFLKDRRWLLSIFRPKSA comes from the coding sequence TTGAGTGTACTAAAAAAATTAGCGGGCCAAACAGTAATCTATGGCCTGAGTAGCATCCTGAGCCGCCTTTTGTCCTTTGTCATCCTTACCCCTTATCTAACCTACAAGTTTGAGCGGGTTGATTTTGCCATACAAACGGACCTTTATGTTTGGGCGGCTTTTCTTTTGGTCCTGCTTACGCATCGGATGGAGACAGCCCTTTTTCGTTTTGGGGCCAAGGCCGAAGATCGAAATCAAGTGTTTCGAACAGCGGCCTTTTCAGTCCTTTTTCATACGGGCATTGTTTTGGGCAGCTTGGCACTTTTGGGGCCAAGTTTGGCCAGATGGCTGGCTTATCCAGAATTTACGCATTATGTTTACCTTATGCTGGGTATTATTGGTTTTGATGCCCTGATGGCCCTGCCTTTTGCCCGTTTGCGTCTGGCGGGAAAGGCAATACCCTTTGCGGCCCTGAAAATCTTAAATTTATTGATTTATTTGGGGGCTTTACTCTTCTTTTTAGAATTAGGACCAACTTTGGTCCAGTCGGGCAGCTTGGGCTCCGCCTATTGGTTTGACCCCAATTTGGGGATTGGCTATTTGTTTGTGGCCAATTTATTGGCCAATTTCATTTGCTTCCTTTTCCTTTTGCCACAGTATCGCTTTTTGCTGCAAAAGCCCAAGGGACAGCCTTATTTTGATCCCCAACTTTGGCAAAAGATGATGCGCTATGCGCTGCCGCTCATTCTTGCGGGCTTTGCTAGCATGATTAACGAATTGGCCGACCGAAGTTTGCTTAAGGTTTTGTTGCCAGGGACCATAGAGGAGCGCTTGGCCCAAATGGGGGTCTATTCTGCCGCCTATAAGCTGGCCGTTTTTATGAATCTCTTTACCCAAGCCTTTAATTATGCCGCCGAGCCTTTCTTTTTTAGGCAGGCCGCAGCCAAGCAAGATAAAGCCATTTATGCTCAGGTGGCCCGCTTGTTTACTTTGGTGGGCGCGCTGGCCTTTGTGGGCTTGGTCTGTTTTATGGACCTCATTCAGTACTTTTTGGGCCAAGATTTTAGAGCGGGGATTGGGGTGGTGCCCATCCTGCTTATGGCCAATCTCTTTTTGGGCCTCTATTACAATTTTGCTATCTGGTTCAAACTCTCTGACCGTACGCAATATGGCGCCTATATTGCCGTTTTGGGGGCGGGGATTACACTCACACTCAACTTTTTGCTCATTCCCGTTTTGGGCTATTGGGCCTCGGCTTGGGCCACTTTGGCCTGCTATTTTGCCATGAGCATGACGGCCTATTTTTTGGGCCAAAAGCACTACCCAATTCCCTATCCCCTGCAAAGCATCTTTTTTTATATCTTTGCAGCCCTCGGCAGCGTTTGTCTATTTTGGGGACTTCAGGCCTATCTGTTGCCCAGCGGCCCCATCCAATACATTTTTTCGGCCCTTTGCTGCCTTTTGTTCTTGGGCCTCGTCTTCTTAAAGGATCGGCGCTGGCTGTTGTCTATCTTCCGACCCAAATCTGCCTAA
- a CDS encoding DUF4836 family protein: protein MKQPLSLFVLAFALGFFVISCGGGKVDQDSLSRIPASENAVFSVNWKQLLDKAGPDQLLASIEKAKAESKEEDAQILKELIQDPASKGLDVKKSAYGYLSLDGEDPMGTVMLPIANAKKFEEFVAASKTLSTEKKEGYTILNSTKSKGDKDVAVGFDGAFLVVCWGEGDLSTRLANFFGKKPEKSMANNADLKSLLSKGNDINLWVNSTGLYDMAKKDPSNQQAVMGLAFVGLDSKKLDDNNIGMSMNFENGKMVMNAKGNFNEKLEKEFGKLFAKGVSKDFRQFIPKTDYIGAVALSLDTEELYNYLEGRGLSAMADMQMAKMGLNTKEILGGLTGNIVVASYENKGSNFRELPSLTIVELKDQAIIDKLMQLAKKNGLPLTKKDNRIYSENMPEAGTLLLKDNFAIFSNSTALLEQVEKGLASGDQLESAKFKKLSEGWMAVDFSDFQQYANFMNAQRNPFGSSQNDTELLKSASISAKGSDIEYVMQTKDQKTNILKQLMEKEANQ, encoded by the coding sequence ATGAAACAACCACTATCTTTATTTGTTTTGGCCTTTGCCCTTGGCTTTTTTGTTATTTCTTGCGGAGGCGGCAAAGTGGACCAAGACAGCCTGAGCCGAATTCCGGCCTCAGAAAATGCTGTATTTTCTGTAAACTGGAAACAGCTTTTAGACAAGGCTGGGCCAGATCAGCTTTTGGCTTCGATTGAAAAGGCTAAGGCTGAATCTAAGGAGGAAGATGCTCAAATTCTCAAAGAGTTGATTCAGGACCCAGCTTCTAAGGGTTTGGATGTTAAGAAAAGTGCTTATGGCTACCTTTCTCTAGATGGAGAAGACCCTATGGGGACCGTGATGCTGCCTATTGCTAATGCAAAGAAATTTGAAGAATTTGTGGCGGCAAGCAAAACACTATCTACAGAAAAAAAAGAGGGCTATACCATCCTCAATTCAACAAAATCTAAAGGCGACAAAGATGTTGCTGTCGGTTTTGATGGGGCTTTTCTAGTGGTTTGTTGGGGGGAAGGCGATTTGTCTACTCGCCTAGCTAACTTTTTTGGAAAAAAACCCGAAAAATCTATGGCCAATAATGCCGACCTCAAAAGCTTGTTGAGCAAAGGCAATGATATCAACCTTTGGGTAAATAGTACTGGCCTTTATGATATGGCCAAAAAAGACCCTAGTAATCAACAGGCTGTAATGGGCCTGGCTTTTGTCGGCCTAGATAGCAAAAAACTAGATGATAACAACATTGGCATGAGCATGAACTTTGAAAATGGTAAAATGGTCATGAACGCCAAGGGGAACTTCAATGAAAAGCTAGAAAAAGAGTTTGGGAAACTTTTTGCCAAAGGAGTGAGCAAGGATTTCCGTCAGTTTATTCCCAAAACAGATTACATTGGTGCAGTTGCTCTTTCTTTGGATACAGAGGAACTATACAACTATTTAGAGGGCCGTGGATTGAGCGCTATGGCCGATATGCAAATGGCCAAAATGGGCCTAAATACTAAGGAGATTCTGGGCGGATTGACTGGAAACATTGTGGTGGCTTCTTATGAAAATAAAGGCAGCAACTTCCGTGAGCTTCCTTCTCTAACTATTGTAGAGCTTAAGGATCAGGCTATTATTGATAAACTAATGCAACTGGCCAAAAAGAATGGTTTGCCTTTGACTAAAAAAGACAACCGCATCTACTCAGAGAATATGCCTGAGGCAGGCACGCTTTTGCTCAAAGATAATTTTGCCATTTTCTCCAATAGTACTGCCCTATTAGAGCAAGTAGAAAAAGGTTTGGCTAGTGGCGACCAACTAGAGTCTGCTAAATTTAAAAAGCTTAGTGAAGGCTGGATGGCTGTTGACTTCAGCGATTTTCAACAGTATGCAAACTTTATGAATGCTCAACGCAATCCATTTGGAAGTAGCCAAAATGATACAGAACTGCTAAAGAGTGCTAGTATTAGCGCTAAAGGTAGCGATATCGAGTATGTGATGCAGACCAAAGATCAAAAAACCAATATTCTCAAGCAGCTAATGGAAAAAGAGGCTAATCAATAA
- a CDS encoding WG repeat-containing protein — protein MNLRCHLFVYLIAFFCITACSNPQNTAGENSTEASSNQPQSAKEGCYHSIEKNWEERLNIAVSDDRISGSGYRINQQFNDRFQVDIQGKKMKDGNYDVEVICQSKRRTNEKETQYETWSFQGNSLKIINRNTKDFIGDLSLQKVNCGANSAKDPELYDEFLGYNEGYAVVAKDGKYGLVNKEGQLTIPCAYMALGAVSEGTIMYYDEQKGRHGILDVNGNILIEPIYDVITPVGQGLLGFVYEGKWGFLNTKGEIVIAPKFFNVNFFQPNPLELPFNEGLANVAIEDAKWGYINPKGEVVIPYQFMFAGPFRGGKAKVMRQGENKWIYIDKSGQCVENCN, from the coding sequence ATGAATCTTAGATGCCACCTTTTCGTCTACTTAATTGCTTTTTTTTGTATAACAGCCTGTTCTAACCCTCAAAATACAGCGGGAGAAAATAGCACAGAAGCTAGCAGCAATCAGCCTCAGAGCGCAAAAGAGGGCTGCTACCACAGCATTGAAAAAAATTGGGAAGAAAGATTGAATATTGCCGTTTCCGATGACCGCATCTCGGGTTCTGGCTACCGCATCAACCAACAATTCAATGACCGTTTCCAAGTCGATATCCAAGGCAAAAAGATGAAGGATGGAAATTATGATGTAGAGGTTATTTGCCAATCTAAACGCCGAACCAATGAAAAGGAAACCCAATATGAAACTTGGTCCTTCCAAGGCAATAGCCTCAAAATTATTAACCGAAATACCAAGGATTTTATCGGCGACCTCAGCCTGCAAAAGGTAAATTGTGGGGCCAATAGCGCCAAAGATCCTGAATTATACGATGAGTTTTTGGGCTACAATGAAGGCTATGCCGTGGTGGCCAAAGACGGTAAATATGGCCTAGTCAATAAGGAGGGCCAACTCACTATTCCCTGCGCCTATATGGCCCTGGGCGCCGTTTCTGAAGGCACAATTATGTACTATGATGAACAAAAAGGACGTCACGGCATTCTCGATGTCAATGGCAATATCCTCATCGAACCCATTTATGATGTGATCACGCCCGTGGGCCAAGGCCTGCTCGGCTTTGTCTATGAGGGCAAATGGGGCTTTCTCAATACAAAGGGAGAGATCGTTATCGCACCTAAGTTCTTCAATGTCAACTTTTTCCAACCCAATCCGCTCGAGCTCCCCTTCAATGAAGGCCTAGCCAATGTGGCGATCGAGGACGCAAAATGGGGCTATATCAACCCCAAAGGAGAGGTCGTCATCCCTTACCAATTTATGTTTGCTGGCCCCTTCAGAGGCGGCAAGGCTAAGGTGATGCGCCAAGGCGAAAACAAATGGATTTACATTGATAAGTCTGGACAATGTGTAGAAAATTGTAACTAG